From the genome of Xylocopilactobacillus apis:
CTTAATGGAGTCATCGTACTGATTGGACTGAAGGATACGTACTTGCCGTTAATCCATTGAGCATTGCCTACGCGGTAGAACACGTCTCCCTTGGTATTAACTGCTTTCTGACTGATCTTCCACGCAGTTGCATGGGCTAATCTCTGACCAGTTGCTCCGCCTGCTGGAGCATTGTATACCATAATGCCATAGCCTGGTACATAGTTGATATACCCTACTGCCTTCATGTCAGTGATTGTCCAGTCAGTTGTTGCTTCTTTTGGCAGTACTGTGATGTTTCTGATCATTGTTGTACTTGCACCACTGATACTTGTTGCCTTGTAGGTTAACTGATAAATACCTGGGGTATGGGTATCAACATGTCCGGTAATTGTTACCTGTGGTGTACCGTCACCATTCTTCGCAATTCCTTCACAGTTAGGAAGTTTGGAGTAATCTCCGCCGTAATTGTTGAAGATTGACCATGATCCTACTACTTTGTATTCATGTTCATTGAAGCTGTCGCCAACATTAATTGTTGAATCAGTGCTTCCCTGGAATGCAAATACTGGAGCTGAGGCATCACTTACTGTTACTGGTACCGTAATGCTTGCGGTATCTTTGGCATTATCAGGATTAGTGTAAGTATAAACTACTGGGTAGGTTCCAGCTTTTGTTACATCTAACTTGCTCACATCTGCGGTTACGGCAGTGAATGGCACACCTTTAATCGTGCTCTTACCGTCGGCTGTCTTAAGATCTGCTGCTCCCCGGTAGAAGTCACCTGAGAAGTTACTTACTGCATTGTTATAATCACCACTGTTGTCAGTATAACCTAACGGCCACTGTGAGTATGAGTTCTTCGTATCAGAGTTACTAATCCCAAAACCGCCATACATGTATAGTGGTGAACTTACACCAGCACCTGAGTCAGTCTGCTTGAAGCTGCCGTCATTCTGCTGCCAGCTGCCAAGGAATGAACTAACTAGAATCTGCTGTAATTTGTTGGTTGAAACTTTTCCAGTAGCGTCAACTAAATCTGGGTTGCCGGCTACTAATGTCTTAGTTAATAAGTTCTTGAAGTTCTGAGGAACGTTAGCAGTAGTTAATACTGCACCATCATCATAAGTAGTTGTATATGGACGAAGGTTAACATTAAATGGATCATTGCCGCCAGATACATCTGTTGTTGAGAATGATGGTTTGGTGTCCTGCTTAGTTGGAGCTGGTACTGCTTCTTTATCATAAACTACGACATTGATGCGGGCTGTTCCAGCATTTTCTTTAACACGAGGAAGGGATGCTTCTAACCACTTAGTATTCTTAACAGTATCTACTGATTTACCAGTAACTTTAGCAACTTCGTTAGCTAAAGCATCAACAGTTGTACCTTGGTTTTTAGCTGCATCGTCAAGAGTAACTAGCTTGTAGCCTTTTTCTGCGGTGAATTCTGCTTTAGCATCTTTACCATTAGGTGCCCCAGTTAGATCATTTGCTTTTGTAGGATCACTATTCTTAGCAACTGTATCAAGAATCTTATTAGGATCACTATCTACAGTGCTGTCACCAGTCTTAGAAACCATATCGCTAGATACAGGCCCAACAGAGAAGTCTTGCGATACGAAGAAGCGACTATTATTTTTGTGTTTTGTATCTGCATCTTTAGAAAATTCACTATTAGGATTGTTGTAAAGATTAGAGTTAAATGAAGCCTTTTTAGAATCACTGCTTTGAACTATATGCTCATTTATGCTGTATCTAATATCTGGTGCCTCTAAGTCAATCACACCCTCAACATAATATTTAGATTCAAAGTTTGGACCGTCAACTTTATCTAAAGTATCAGCAGTTAAAGTCGTTGCAGGAGTTCTTATCGCGTTCACATTATAAATCAGAGGAGTAGAACCACTTGCTGAAACAACATTTTTATCCCATGTTTGTACAAAAAACTGCGAATTACCTTTAGATACTTTGTTTGCTTTTAAAGCAGCAGCAAGTTTTGCGTCAGTAGGATCTGCAATTGGTCCAGTACCAAAGCTTAAATTATCAGTAGAACTTTTGTCAGCACTGAAGTTAGGCTTACGATACACATTTCCTCCTAATCCTGGTGTTAGTGCAGCTCTAGGGGACTCAGCAGCAGCAGCATTAACACCACCTAAATTAGATCCATCAGTACCTACAACACCAAATTTTTGTAAAACTCCATCAGAAGCTGAACTCCCAATTTTCAAAGTAGTAGTACCAGCTTCAGCATCTAAATGTCCTGAACCATCCAATAAACCTACATAATAATAAGTATGTTCACCAGTTTGTATAACTTTCGCTGTACCAGCAGCTGGTAATTTCACCGTTGTATCAGCATCAAGATTTGGCTTGTCATTATTAGGATCAGCTAAATCAACTGCTTCTTGTGGCTTAATAGTTGTTTCAGTAGTAGCACCGCTATAAGGTTTTTCAGCACCCTGACTACTTACAACTGTAGAGTAAGGGTTGTTGTATGACTTGTACATCCAAGTGTTAACTGGTGCTTCATAAGTAAAGCTCTTCTTGATCCCGGCATTAGGATCAGTGCTAGCAAAGCTACCATTATTTGCAATGCTCTGAGCAATTTTGCTTGAATCTGAATCCTTAAATTGAGGATTGTCGTTTACAAAATGATTAGCATCATATGCTTCTTTTACGTAACTTGCAGGCTGGAATAAATGTCCAACCTTACCAACATTACTTAATGATTTTGGATCTTTAACTCCTGCAACATTTTGAACCCCTGTCGAACTCTTGCTATTCATATAAGTTTCAGGTTTAAGAGCGTTAGGATCGTTCACAAATGGATTAGCTTCTGAGGAACTTGCATTAGGAACGGTTGTCGCTGAACTATTACTAAAGGTTCCATCAAACATTTTATTTGTATCTAACATATGGCCTGATGCATTATTAGCTTCAGCACTTCCACCAAACCAAGCATCTTTAGATCCATTTGTGTCTGTAATAATTGGATCAGAAGAGGAATTAGTAGGCCCAGTAAAACCCGATGTTGCATTAAACACATTATTGTATTCACGATATTGCGGGTTAGATTCACTAGATGCAGAAGGACCGTTCATTCCGTACGTAATCTTTTTGGCAAAGTTAAATTTACCATCAGTTGGAATTGAAACAGTGTTAGCTGTTCCTGCACCACCAGGAGAAGCAACAGAATTTTTATCAGGTTCGTATAAGTGGTTATAAGCATGATCTCCACCCTGCACAGCCTTCATCGGAGCAGTTTCACGATATGAATTAGTGCCATCAAGTTTCTTCTTAGCAATCATATCAGCAACTTGCTTAGCAGTAGTTCCACGAGGAATCACGATCGTGCCATCGCCGTTACCGTCTGCCCAGAAAGTAGATTGTTTAGAGAACTTGATACTATCGATTTCAGATTTAGTTGCGGTTGTTAAATTCAAGCCTGCAATATCTTTACCACCGTTGTCTTTTTCTAAAGCATAAAGGCTGTTATCAACGTAGTTGTTAAGCTTAGAGCCAGTAGCTGCCTTAGGCAAAGTCTTGTTGTTCAGCTTAAATACAGCAGTAGCTTTTTTGCCAGTAGACTTACTCTGAGCAACAATCGTAATGCTTGTAGTAGCTTCACGCATGATGTTTGCTTCGTTTTGTGAAACGTTATCATAACCGTTCAAATAAACCTGAGCATAAGCATCATCAGCGTTACCAAAGAATGCGCCGCCTAAGACATCAGAAATATTTTTACCGATGCTGCTAGCGTTATCTTTTGGATCTTTTGTTAAATTACCGTCGATAGCAACAGGGTCATCCTTACCTCTATTTGTGTCGCCATCTTCACCACTAGGTTCAGCGTTCTGTTCGAGCTTAGCACCAAGACCAGTTTTAGTATTGTTCATGTTCAAAATCTGAGCGATAAATCCAAACGCTAGCTCATAATTATTATAAGTATCTTTGTATTCTGGACGAATAGTATTAAGACTTCCCGTCGTATCACTGAATAAAATCTTACGTGCATTCGAGCTAGAATCGTTAGTAGCGATCGAAAGGTCGATTAACTGCTTAACTAATTTCTGGGCACTAGGATTTTCACCTAGAGCACCCTTGGTAGGATACCAATCAACGATTCCATCAACAGGGCCCGCATTCTGCAAAAGCGCATCGTACGAGCTAACACCGGGATTATCAACATCGTAATCCCAATTATTTACAGCATGGACAGTATTAGCATTTGCCACTGCACTCATTGCCCCAGCAACTGGGGATAGCAGCAACAAAGCCGTACTGGCCAAGCCAGCAATTTTAAATTTCATTAAATTCTCCTTTTTGAATAGAGTTCAACCTCTATTATAACGCATTCACTAGTAAATCAACCATAGATTTTACTAATATAAGGCATTAACTTTCAACTTTTTGATTTTTGAATTGTAACTCTCAAAAAAATAATCGCACTCGTGTCCTTTTTTAACTAGAGTTCCACGTGCATGCAGCTTATTGATCGGCCATGAAGTTTACAATTAAGTAACAAAGTTTAAAATTTCAGCATAAAAAATAGAACTCAGAAATTATCGAGTTCTATCCATTATATTAGTAAGCTCTATATCCAGCGTATTCGCCTTGGACCCATTGATCCTTGCCAATCTTGTAAAAGCCATTCTGCTTGCCAGAAGTCTTCCACTTGCTGCCATGCATTAACTTGCGTCCGGGGTAGAATCCGTTCGTCGTGCCTGCGCTCTTCCAAAGATTAACGCCGTAGCCTTTCTTGTAGACGATCTGCACTTCGCCTCGAAGCGGTGTCATCGTGTTAATTGGCGTGAACGACACATACTTCCCATTAATCCACTGGCTGCCGCCGACTGCGTAGTAGACTTCACCTTTTGAATTAACAGCTTTTTGACTGATCTTCCACGCTGTTCCGTGGGATAACCTTTGACCGGTTGCTCCACCTGCGGGGCATTGTACACCATAATGCCATAGCCTGGCACATAGTTGATATATCCTACCATCTTATTAGGCGTAACGCTCCAGTCAGACGCATTATCTTTAGCCAGCACCGTAATGTTTCTGATCATGGTCGTAGTGGATCCGGTGATGCTTGTTGCCTTGTAGGTTAGCTGATAAATTCCAGGAGTACGAGTATCAACATGACCCGTGATGGTTACTTGCGGGGTTCCGTCGCCATTTTTCGCAATGCCTTCAAAGTTAGGAAGCTTCGAGTAATCTCCACCATAGTTGTTGAAAATTGCCCATGAGCCGACAACTTTGTATTCTTTTTCATTAAAACTGTCACCAACGTTGATTGTTGAATTCGTTGAACCTTGGAACGCGAAAACTGGTGCTGATGAATCAGTTACGTTGACCGGCACGGTAATGCTTGCGGTGTCCTTCGCATTATCCGGGTTAGTGTAAGTATAAACTACCGGGTAAGTACCAGCTTTTGTGAGATCCAGCTTAGTGGTGTCCACCGTTATTGCAGAAAACGGAATTCCCTTAATGGCGCTCTTGCCATCAGCTGTTTTCAGATCTGCCCCTCCGCGATAGAAGTCGCCTGAGAAGCTGTTCACAGCACTGTTGTAGTCTCCGCTGTTATCAGTGTAGCCTTTTGGCCACTGCGTATAAGAGTTCTTTGTGTCAGAGTTGCTGATGCCAAAACCTCCGTACATGTAGAGCGGTGAACTCACGCCACGTGTCGAGTCAGTCTGCTTGAAGCTGCCGTCATTTTGCTGCCAGCTGCCTAGAAACGAGCTAATGAGCACTTGCTGCAATTTGTTTGTGAATACTTTTCCCGTGCTGTCAACCAAGTCAGGGTTTCCAGCAACTAAAGTTTTTGTTAAAAGATTTTTGAAATTATCCGGCACATCTGATGATTTCAAAACTGCGCCGTCATCATAAGTGGTCGTGTATGGTCTAAAACTGACGTTGAATGGATCATTGCCGCCGCTCACGTCCGTCGTCGAGAACGATGGTTTTGTATCTTGCTTGGTAGGTGCAGGAACTGCTTCTTTGTCGTAAACCACAACATTGATGCGGGCTGTTCCAGCGTTATCTCTAAGGCGAGGTAACGATGCTTCAAGCCATTTAGTTCTCTTGACGAGGTCTAAGGATTTACCAGTCGTCTTAGCAACTTCATTAGCCAAAGCATCTACTGTTGTCCCCTGCTTTTCAGCAGCTTCGTCAAGAGTAACTAATTTGTAGCCGTTTTCTGCGGTGAACTCTGCTTTAGCCGGTTCAGTATCATCATTTAGTGTTCCAGCTTTTGTCGGATCGCTATTCTTAGCAACTGTCTCAAGAATCTTATTTGGATCACTATCTACTGCACTGTCACCAGTTTTAGAAACCAAATCACTTGATACAGGTCCAACGGAGAAGTCCTGTGATACGAAAAACCGACTGTTGTTTTTGGTTTTGTTAGTAACGTTGTTAATATCCGTATCAGCAAAACCACTATGAACATAGTTGTAAAGATTAGAGTTAAATGATGCCTTCTTAGTATCGCTGCTTTGAACAGCATGGTCGTTTATAGTATATTTAGAAACCGCTGTTCCTGATGAATTTACCTCAATAACACCTTCGATGTAGTATTTTGATTCAAAATTTGGTGAATCAACTTTGCCTAAAAAAGTACTAGATCCCCCCGACCCAGAGATATTTCCAAAATTAGTATTATAAATCAAAGGTTTAAATTCACCACTTTTAGTAACAACGTTTTTATCCCAAGTTTGAACAAAGAACATTGATTGATTTTTTGAAAGCTTCTTTTTAACATATGGAGCAAGTGTTCTATCTCGGTCGGTTGCTGATGAAGATAAATTTGTACCAAAATCTAAACTATATGCTCCTCCAGTATTAAATTCTGATGCTCTATATACCCCAGACAATGGCTCACCTGGGTTTGGTAATTTAGCTATTCCTCCTTGAGTTGGTGGTGATGGTGGTAATACTAAATCTGCACCATCTGTCCCAACAGCACCATATTTCATAAGTGCTCCATAAGGATAGGCGTCGTTATCCTCAATCGTGATAGAGCCTACCGCTGTATTAGGTAAATCAATCGTTAAAGTGTCTGTTCCTTCATCATATGTACCTACATAATAGTAAACCTTGTTTCCGTTTTTTTCACCGGTATAAACAACCTCTGCTTGACCTGGATTCAACTTCAAAGTAGTTGCAGAATTAAGATTTGGCTTATCGTTATTTGGATCAGCTAAATCAACTGCTTCCTGAGGAGTAATGGTATCTTCAGTTGTACTATCACTATTGAGTTTCTCAGCACCCTGGCTACTTACAACTGTCGAATAAGGATTATTATATGATTTATACATCCAAGTATTAACTGGTGCTTCATAAGTAAAACTCTTCTTGATACTTGCGTTTGAATTAGTACCTGAAAAGCTACCGTTACTTACAATACTTTGAGCGATCTTACTTGAATCTGAATCCTTAAACTCAGGATCACCGTTTACAAAATGATTAGCATCATATGATTCTTTAATAAAACTTGCTGGTTTGAATAAATGTCCTACTTTACCAATATTGCTCTTTTTATTAGTGTCATTATCAAGCGCCGCAGTATTCGGAACATCAAATGCCTTATTTGGTTTCATAGAATCCGGAATTTTAAGAACATACGGATCAATTCCAAACGGATTAGCTTCAGAAATGTTTGCGTTTGGAATTATTGAGGCTGATTTATTAGAATTCCAATCGATAAAGATTGAGTTTGTATCAACCATACTTTCAGCGTTTCGAACTGAACCATTTATAGTGCCACCAAACCACTGATTATTACCATTAAAATCGTTACTTGATTCCACAAAATGACCGGTATCCCCGTCAGGTCCTTTCAAACTATGAAATATACCATTAACAATATTATTATTATATGAAGACAAGCTTCCCCCAGCACCGGCATTTTCAATTAAGTGATTATACCCATGAGTCCCTGAAATCCCCTCAAGAGGAGTTCCGTCAGCATTTTGGATTGCCTTCATTGGGGCAGTTTCGCGGTACGAATTGTTGCCGTCAAGTTTTTTCTTGGCGATTAGATCAGCAATTTGCTTTGCAGTGGTTCCGCGAGGGACAACGATCGTGCCATCACCATTTCCATCTGCCCAGAAAGTAGACTTCTTAGAAAACTTAATATTATCAATCTCTGATTTAGTCGCAGTAGTTAGGTTAAGGCCGGCAATATCCTTACCGTTGTTATCTTTTTCCAAAGCATACATACTGCCGTCAATATAGTTGTTAAGCAGACTTCCGTCAGCTAATTTAGGCAAAGTCTTGTTGTTTAACTTAAAAACAGCGGTTGCTTTTTTGCCAGTTGACTTACTTTGAGCAACAATTGTAATACTCGAAGTTGCTTCGCGAATGATATTCTCAGCATTTTGCGAAACGTTGTCATATCCATTCACATAAATCTGAGCATAGGCATCATCAGCGTTGCCAAAAAATGCAGTTCCTAAAACATCCGAAATGTTTTTGCCGATACTGCTGGCATGGTCTTTGGGATTTTTCTGAATCCTTTCAGTAATAATACTTTTGCCGTCGCTGCCAGCTAAATCCATGCTGCCGCTCGGATCAGCGCCTTGTTCCAGCTTAGCACCAAGACCAGACTTGCTATTATTCATGTTCAAAATCTGCGCGATAAATCCTAAGGCTAGACCGTACTTATCGAAAGTATCCGCATACTCGGGATGCGTCCCATTATAACTGCCAGTTGTATCATTAAATAATACCTTCCGCGCATTTGAAGTTGCATCGTTGGTAGCAATTGAAAGGTCGATTAAATTCTGTACCAAGTCCTGCGGTGTTGGATTTTCTCCGACAGCAGCTTTGGTAGGATACCAATCAACGATTCCGTCAGTTGGACCCGCGTTCTGCAATAGCGCATCGTACGATCCAAGTCCGGGATTATCAACATCGTAATCCCAGTTGTTATCGGCATGGACAGTATTGGCATTTGCCACTGATGTCATCGCACCAGCAATTGGCGAAATCAGCAGCAATGCTGTACTGGCCAAACCAGCAATTTTAAATTTCATTAAATTCTCCTTTTGGAATAGAGTCCAAGCTATATTGTATCTTATTAATAATCAAAATATCCATATATTACTTATAAAATTCTTATCTAAAAAGATAAATTTTATTTAATACTTGGATAAATCTAAGATTTTTAGAATAATTCTAATTAAAATGAAGTTATTATATATTTTCTTATTTCGTTTTAATCATTTTCTAAATTTTGGAGCAAATCCGTGTTAAATTTCTGGCATTTAAATGTAACAATTTTGAATATCGTTCTCTTCATTATAATTTTCTATCCGATCATCGGCGGAATCGGTTGGTCAGTAGGCGTGCTGTGCTATAAATATATTTTCAAGCATCAGCAGCTTGACTGGATTAAGCTTCCAAGTGAGATTGAACCCATGATCTCAATTATGATTCCTGCGCACAACGAGGAAGTGACGATCAAAAAAACCGTTGACTACTTGATAAATAAACTAAACTACTCAAACTTTGAAGTTATCGTAATCGACGATGGATCAAATGATCAAACTCTTAAAATTTTAAAAAATCTGCAAAATCAGTATTCAAATCTAAAAGTCATTCGGATTGAAGATAATAAGGGTAAAGCTCACGCCTTAAATATCGGTTTAGCTTTTGCAAAAGGTGAGCTTATTCTAAGTAATGATGCTGATTCCATCCCTGAGACCGACGCTTTAAAAAAATATGTCAACTACTTTATTCGAAGTGATGCTGCTAATATTGCTGCTGTAACTGGAAACATAGATATTCATAATCGTGATAAGTTAGTTGCAAAGTCCCAGCTCGTAGAATTCTCAAGTATCGTGGGTACCATCAAAAGAACTGAATTGGGAGTATTCGGGGCATTTACGCATACAGTGGTGCAAGTACCATGTATAGGAAAGATGCATTAATTGATGTCGGTTTATTTCGCCAAGATCGTGCAACAGAAGATATCAGCGCCGCCTGGGATCACCAGCTCAATGGCTGGATTTCCATCTTTGCACCGGATATAACTTTTTACACAGCCGTCCCCGAGACAGCAAAATCGCTTTACCAGCAGCGTAAGCGGTGGGCTAAAGGCGGAACTGAAGTATGGTTAACCAACTTCAAGAGTGTCTTTCTCCACCCTTTTAAAAATTTTGGACTAACGCTGATGTTCATCGACCAAACTCTAAGCATCATTTGGTCGTTTCTGTTTTGGATTTTGACTTTTTTCTTATTAATCATTACTGCCAAAATGATCATTACGCAAAAGTTTGCAAGTTTGGTTCACCTTTTAACAACAGCTTTAGTCTTTATCTGCTTTGAAATGATTGCGGGAATTCTTCAATTACTTACCTCTTTGGTCATTGATAATAACCGACAAAAATTTAGGTATCTTCTCTTTGCTCCCCTTTACATGCTGATTTGGTGGATTATGAACGCTTTGACTATAGTTGTAACCTTTATTCCAGCTATTCAAACAATTCTAGGTTATGGATCAGGCACCTGGATCAGCCCAAAGCGAAATTAAAAATATACTAAATAGATCCTTTTAACGCGATACGCTTTTATAAAAGAAATGCTTTTATTTATTAAATTAACATCAAATTTAAGCGATTGATATAAAATAATACTTTTCATACTTAAATCCATTTAATGATAAAATAAAGCTGTTACATTTATACTTTAGGAGGAATTTTCTTTGAAATTTAGAAATAAAAAGTACATCCTTATGGACGAAAAAGTTCATTATAAGATGTACAAGTCCGGCAAAAAATGGGTTGTTGCCGGAATTACAACATTCGGCTTAGTGCTCGGAATTGGAACAGCTGCTAGCTCAGTAAAAGCTGATGCAGTGCCTCAATGGCCATCAGCTTATAGCAATAACAAGAGTTTAGCTGATAATTTGATTACTTCCAATCCATCTGTAAGCGCTCAAGACATTTCGAGTCAAGCTGAATTTGGATCAATCAACGTAACACCTAGTAATTTCCAAAATTACTTTAACATGAACGGTGATGCAAAATGGGATGCAGTTAACGGTATTCTAACTCTAACACCCGATCTTGCTGCCAAAACAGGTAACGCAACGTTAAAAACTAAAATCAGTGTTAATGATAACTTTAGTTTAAAGGGTCAAGTAAACCTAGGTAATAAATCAGCTGGTCAAGGCGGAG
Proteins encoded in this window:
- a CDS encoding immunoglobulin-like domain-containing protein, yielding MKFKIAGLASTALLLISPIAGAMTSVANANTVHADNNWDYDVDNPGLGSYDALLQNAGPTDGIVDWYPTKAAVGENPTPQDLVQNLIDLSIATNDATSNARKVLFNDTTGSYNGTHPEYADTFDKYGLALGFIAQILNMNNSKSGLGAKLEQGADPSGSMDLAGSDGKSIITERIQKNPKDHASSIGKNISDVLGTAFFGNADDAYAQIYVNGYDNVSQNAENIIREATSSITIVAQSKSTGKKATAVFKLNNKTLPKLADGSLLNNYIDGSMYALEKDNNGKDIAGLNLTTATKSEIDNIKFSKKSTFWADGNGDGTIVVPRGTTAKQIADLIAKKKLDGNNSYRETAPMKAIQNADGTPLEGISGTHGYNHLIENAGAGGSLSSYNNNIVNGIFHSLKGPDGDTGHFVESSNDFNGNNQWFGGTINGSVRNAESMVDTNSIFIDWNSNKSASIIPNANISEANPFGIDPYVLKIPDSMKPNKAFDVPNTAALDNDTNKKSNIGKVGHLFKPASFIKESYDANHFVNGDPEFKDSDSSKIAQSIVSNGSFSGTNSNASIKKSFTYEAPVNTWMYKSYNNPYSTVVSSQGAEKLNSDSTTEDTITPQEAVDLADPNNDKPNLNSATTLKLNPGQAEVVYTGEKNGNKVYYYVGTYDEGTDTLTIDLPNTAVGSITIEDNDAYPYGALMKYGAVGTDGADLVLPPSPPTQGGIAKLPNPGEPLSGVYRASEFNTGGAYSLDFGTNLSSSATDRDRTLAPYVKKKLSKNQSMFFVQTWDKNVVTKSGEFKPLIYNTNFGNISGSGGSSTFLGKVDSPNFESKYYIEGVIEVNSSGTAVSKYTINDHAVQSSDTKKASFNSNLYNYVHSGFADTDINNVTNKTKNNSRFFVSQDFSVGPVSSDLVSKTGDSAVDSDPNKILETVAKNSDPTKAGTLNDDTEPAKAEFTAENGYKLVTLDEAAEKQGTTVDALANEVAKTTGKSLDLVKRTKWLEASLPRLRDNAGTARINVVVYDKEAVPAPTKQDTKPSFSTTDVSGGNDPFNVSFRPYTTTYDDGAVLKSSDVPDNFKNLLTKTLVAGNPDLVDSTGKVFTNKLQQVLISSFLGSWQQNDGSFKQTDSTRGVSSPLYMYGGFGISNSDTKNSYTQWPKGYTDNSGDYNSAVNSFSGDFYRGGADLKTADGKSAIKGIPFSAITVDTTKLDLTKAGTYPVVYTYTNPDNAKDTASITVPVNVTDSSAPVFAFQGSTNSTINVGDSFNEKEYKVVGSWAIFNNYGGDYSKLPNFEGIAKNGDGTPQVTITGHVDTRTPGIYQLTYKATSITGSTTTMIRNITVLAKDNASDWSVTPNKMVGYINYVPGYGIMVYNAPQVEQPVKGYPTEQRGRSVKKLLIQKVKSTTQSAAASGLMGSMCRSRQLTR
- a CDS encoding glycosyltransferase family 2 protein → MLNFWHLNVTILNIVLFIIIFYPIIGGIGWSVGVLCYKYIFKHQQLDWIKLPSEIEPMISIMIPAHNEEVTIKKTVDYLINKLNYSNFEVIVIDDGSNDQTLKILKNLQNQYSNLKVIRIEDNKGKAHALNIGLAFAKGELILSNDADSIPETDALKKYVNYFIRSDAANIAAVTGNIDIHNRDKLVAKSQLVEFSSIVGTIKRTELGVFGAFTHTVVQVPCIGKMH
- a CDS encoding immunoglobulin-like domain-containing protein, which produces MKFKIAGLASTALLLLSPVAGAMSAVANANTVHAVNNWDYDVDNPGVSSYDALLQNAGPVDGIVDWYPTKGALGENPSAQKLVKQLIDLSIATNDSSSNARKILFSDTTGSLNTIRPEYKDTYNNYELAFGFIAQILNMNNTKTGLGAKLEQNAEPSGEDGDTNRGKDDPVAIDGNLTKDPKDNASSIGKNISDVLGGAFFGNADDAYAQVYLNGYDNVSQNEANIMREATTSITIVAQSKSTGKKATAVFKLNNKTLPKAATGSKLNNYVDNSLYALEKDNGGKDIAGLNLTTATKSEIDSIKFSKQSTFWADGNGDGTIVIPRGTTAKQVADMIAKKKLDGTNSYRETAPMKAVQGGDHAYNHLYEPDKNSVASPGGAGTANTVSIPTDGKFNFAKKITYGMNGPSASSESNPQYREYNNVFNATSGFTGPTNSSSDPIITDTNGSKDAWFGGSAEANNASGHMLDTNKMFDGTFSNSSATTVPNASSSEANPFVNDPNALKPETYMNSKSSTGVQNVAGVKDPKSLSNVGKVGHLFQPASYVKEAYDANHFVNDNPQFKDSDSSKIAQSIANNGSFASTDPNAGIKKSFTYEAPVNTWMYKSYNNPYSTVVSSQGAEKPYSGATTETTIKPQEAVDLADPNNDKPNLDADTTVKLPAAGTAKVIQTGEHTYYYVGLLDGSGHLDAEAGTTTLKIGSSASDGVLQKFGVVGTDGSNLGGVNAAAAESPRAALTPGLGGNVYRKPNFSADKSSTDNLSFGTGPIADPTDAKLAAALKANKVSKGNSQFFVQTWDKNVVSASGSTPLIYNVNAIRTPATTLTADTLDKVDGPNFESKYYVEGVIDLEAPDIRYSINEHIVQSSDSKKASFNSNLYNNPNSEFSKDADTKHKNNSRFFVSQDFSVGPVSSDMVSKTGDSTVDSDPNKILDTVAKNSDPTKANDLTGAPNGKDAKAEFTAEKGYKLVTLDDAAKNQGTTVDALANEVAKVTGKSVDTVKNTKWLEASLPRVKENAGTARINVVVYDKEAVPAPTKQDTKPSFSTTDVSGGNDPFNVNLRPYTTTYDDGAVLTTANVPQNFKNLLTKTLVAGNPDLVDATGKVSTNKLQQILVSSFLGSWQQNDGSFKQTDSGAGVSSPLYMYGGFGISNSDTKNSYSQWPLGYTDNSGDYNNAVSNFSGDFYRGAADLKTADGKSTIKGVPFTAVTADVSKLDVTKAGTYPVVYTYTNPDNAKDTASITVPVTVSDASAPVFAFQGSTDSTINVGDSFNEHEYKVVGSWSIFNNYGGDYSKLPNCEGIAKNGDGTPQVTITGHVDTHTPGIYQLTYKATSISGASTTMIRNITVLPKEATTDWTITDMKAVGYINYVPGYGIMVYNAPAGGATGQRLAHATAWKISQKAVNTKGDVFYRVGNAQWINGKYVSFSPISTMTPLRGEVQIVYKKGYGVNLWKSAGTTNGYYAGRKLMHGSKWKTSGKQNGFYKVGNDQWIQGDYASYKAY
- a CDS encoding glycosyltransferase; this translates as MYRKDALIDVGLFRQDRATEDISAAWDHQLNGWISIFAPDITFYTAVPETAKSLYQQRKRWAKGGTEVWLTNFKSVFLHPFKNFGLTLMFIDQTLSIIWSFLFWILTFFLLIITAKMIITQKFASLVHLLTTALVFICFEMIAGILQLLTSLVIDNNRQKFRYLLFAPLYMLIWWIMNALTIVVTFIPAIQTILGYGSGTWISPKRN